The following nucleotide sequence is from Bombina bombina isolate aBomBom1 chromosome 11, aBomBom1.pri, whole genome shotgun sequence.
GCCCACCTGTATATAATTTAATTCAggtaagtacattttttttttggacaaaCTGCTATTGAACGCTTTGTAGACTACAATATAGTGTAAACGTAGcctttatatgtacacacacacatatatacatacacacacacaatctcaaatatataatttaatggcTTTCTAAAGCTgaatttttatgttaaaaaatatttttttatttcaatatgatTTACAAAATTGCACTTTTTATCTTACAAATCTTATACAGAACACTAAAAAATACACTAATTTCCTAAGATGTGTACCCAAATTTCTGGCACTAAAAAAGGCACAGCTTCCCACCACAACACTgaatttatttaaaagtaaaaccAAGCTAAAATATTTTAAGCATTTAAGAATTGCATAACAGACTGGGAATGGTTTAATTAATGCACAAAAAGAGCCTGCACAATAAAAATCTCCCCAGCAGAAGTGTaattgtgatgataaaagtaacccTAGAAAAGTGCAGGAAACATCAATCCGTAGAAATCATGTCTAAACTGGCAATATGCCGCATTGTTGGTCGTCCGTGGGGGCAGTTCCATGGATGCTCAATTTCTCCCATGTGTGTCACAAGTTTCTTCATTTCAGATGTATTTAAGGCTGTTCCGATCATTACCTATTTATTAAGAAGAGAAAGCCAATGTGTCAAAACATTTGTTTTCTAGATAGAAGACATGTAATAGGATCAATGATTACAGATAAACATTTTCTTGTCAAAtctttttctttgctttttctCACAGTAGCCAAACAAGACCACTAATTAATGTTGTACACAAACCAACATATAGCAGCAGCTTGGGACTGCGAGTGATCCTTAAGCCGGGATGTCTCAGAGCAAATATAATACTGCAAGTACTGCAGATCCAAAAACCTGAGGATTAATGTATCTATATGACACTAGAATGTAAGcactcaaaataaataataaaaacaaaactggTCCCAGGGTGTGTTTTTTGGTGACTCTTTGGTGAGCACACCCtactttcttctatttttttttttttaaatacattaaggGTTGTTGAGCTAcattaatataatatttacatacCCAGTCTCTGCAGCTAATCTGTCCCCATAACACAAACCACTttttaaataagagttaatttctcAGTGGAGAGTCAACTAAGTCAGAAATTGGTTTGTAACGAGTCACTATTGTATTCATCCGAGTGTGCTCGGCCTCTAGTGCGTAGTTATAGACTGGTCTGTTTCACAAGGAAACAATCACACTTTATGTTATTGCCTCATCTAGATTAGaattaagaaaatttcaggaaaaaaataaagtgaaatcaAAGAATTGTGAATTATCACAtggttaatatctatttaaacagcttttaattaAACTATTTCAAATAAATGTTGAACTGCTCTTTCATGGATATGGATTTGCTCACCTatcgctttttttttatttttattttttataaaacttataattaatgtattatcccaacaggaacatttttcaaaatgATCGCAAACCAATTATCATGAACTGTATAGAAGCACTGTTTTTATTGATTCATACGTACCCAGAAATAAAAGAAAATGCCACAATACCAAATAGCTGTGCACATGATTTAACAAGCAAAACTGGGAATAACTTATTTAAGAATACTCCTTACTGAGTAAGACTAATAACCTTTCAGGAAAGTTTTAGAATGAgagatagaaaatatatatatgtgtgtgtgtgtgtgtcactatacaGAAGTGAATTCACCCTCTACGGACATCCACCTGGGTGCTTGCTCAAGTATAATAGCAAAATCAAACCCCGATATCAATTTCCCAGCACACAAGATTGTGTAATGATCCACTCAGCAGGTTAAAACATTGCCATGATATTTAAAATAGGTCTAATGAAATAATAAGGCAGCACAGCGGTTCTACTCACAGACTTCCGGCATGATCTGGAAGCAAACATCTGCCGTACTCGGGACGGCCTACACATTATGCCCGGTGAGTCACTTAACATAAAGATAAGCTCTTCTATGTCTTGTTGGCCAAAGGTCCAGTTTTTGCTAGTTGGCAAAGAAATCAGCTTGACTCTCTCTGTAACAGGGGCTAAaacagaagatgtaatatataaaGCTATGACAGAACCAAGTACCTAAATTATGTTCAgtttacataaaaacaaaatgtatgcttacccgataaatcattttcttttctggcatggagagtccacaatttcattccttattgttggaaaattcagctcctggccaccaggagtaggcaaagacaccccaacaaaGCTTAAGTATCGCTCTTACTTCCCATACCCCCCCAGCCATTCAGCCGAGGGAAAGGAAAGAGAAGAAcactaggggtatagaggtgcctgaagattgTATAAAATTAAATGCCGCCTAAAAATTGTAAAAGCGCGGGTCATGgaatctccatgccaggaaagaaaagactttatcaggtaagcataaattttgttttctttccaatggcatggagagtccacaattccattcattactgttgtgaaaccaatacccaagctagagaggacacagaatggacagtGAGAACTAAAGGCAGGCGGAGCTTAACTGAAGGCAACACTGCTAGAAGCACATTACCCcgaaaagaaacctcagctgaggcaaaaacatcaaagttagaaaatttagaaaaagtatgcagaggaccaagtaGGCGTCCTACAGATTTGTTTTTCTATGGATGTTTGTTCTTAAAAACCCAAAAAGGAAGACAGCACGGAtaggagtgagccgtaatcctctcaggaggctgctgaccagcttcctcataagcaaaacgaatgacactcctcagccaaaagtaAAGTGTAGTGCAGTGGCTTTTTGACCCTTGCACCTACCGGCGTacaccacaaacaaggaagaggattGCCTAAAAACCTTGGTAGCCTGGAGATATAACTAAGgcacgcaccacatccaggttgtaAAGCAAACAATCCTTCTGAAAAGAAGGGatagaaaaaaaaaggaactaCGATCTCCGGATAGATATTGTGGACAgagaccaccttgggaagaaaccctaaTTTGGAACGAAGAACAGCCGTCTCCGCATGGAAATAAAATAAGTGGGGTTACACTGTAAGGCCAATAACtcaaactctacaagcagaagaaatagctaataaaaataaaactttccaagataaaaagtttcaTATCaacagcatgcataggctcaaactagtCCTGCTGTAGAACACGAGAACAAGatgaaggctccaaggaggagcaacataattaaacacaggcctgattctaaccaggtccTGAACAAAGGGAGATTAGCCAACTCCTTGTGTAGCAGAAAACAGAAAAGTCAGAAATCTGTTCTAGTAAGAGAACTAGCAGACAAACCCCTCATGGAGAAATCACAGAATCTGACAACTCTCATCTTGCAccagtaatatataaatacatataacctaAAAAGGTAGAGGTACATTTTCAATTGAAAATAATTCAGTGCAAACTATGAGAATACAAATACCCCACAGGATATGATTAAGTCCCATAGAGAGACGCGTATATATTGGTAATCCTCACTGACCGTTCTGGAAGGCCAGTGAATTTAACACAGCAAATACAGATTCAATAAAAAAAACTGATATGCTATAGTATGCACCCTTAAGAAAATGCGCCTTCTAATCATACTCTCAAAAGATAGGAATGAATTTGTCACATCTCCCATAGAGATAAACAAGGCCACGTTCCAAGGGAACGGAAAGGAGTCACTCCGGATCAACCTGGAACCCATGATAGCCTCAACAGTGCTTGAAACCATTAGAGAAGTCGCAGAGCATACCCTGCAGAAACACCCGCAGTAGTAGGGAACACGGAAAAGACTGGTAGGAAGTAACACACCGGAGATAAAATTACAGAAACTCTGTGATGCAGGTACAGGGAGCGATCTGATAATAAAGCTACGATAGCTGCAACATCGTATCTCCCCACTGTAAACCCCATCTATGCCAGCATCTAATACCAGTAAAGCTCATACTTTTAGCACGCACCACTACAGATTCTGATTAAAATGGTGCTGTATAGAGGAACAAAGAAGGGATCTAGGGCACTCATAGGGCTTCTAACTACAAAGTGTGCTATCTCACAGTCGCAACTAGTTCTTTTATAAAGAACCTGGTGCTCCTCTTCAAACTCTAAATAAAAATGGAGATAAGCAGAAGAGGGGTCGGGCGCTACACATAATAGCCAAAATGAGGTTGGGCAATTAACAATTTCCGATATGGTCATTTCGTGGCGGCTCATAATATAAACCAATACCACCCTCATTTTATGTAGCTACGCTCAAATAAGAGCCTTTCAGGACCCTTAGTGGTATTACAAAGCCCTAATATGTGTGAGAAGGGAAAAGACTGAACCCCTTACAATATTtattgaaaaaagggaaaaaaataaattgattctaATCCCTCTTACTGTGCCCCAAAACACCACACAACTATCTCACACACGGCCGGAGCTCTGGTGCCGTTAGAGGGTAAAAGGCTTAACAGCTCAAATTAATGATATCCCCAAAAAGGGATATAACTTTAGTTCCCAGACCCTCAACTGTGACCTCTAATATCTGTATTGTCCCTTCACCTATGAATAAATGTAGAGGACTGACCCTCCAGGgtctctgctgtggagcagtcgCAGCATTTCCAGGTCTGACAGATCTATCCAGACCTCTGACAGGGATCTGACGTAGAAGGAAAGAGAGTAACTAACCCTGGTGCCAGGTTGGGGGTTAGCATAGATTgctggagagagagagaacagagaagtCTCCCAGCGACCTCaagcagctaacagctaccaatactcttacatggacacagcattaccccagTCCTACTTGAAGGGAAGCTACCTATTAAAGGACTTAGTTCAATTTTTCTTCAGAGCACTATCTTCGCTTCCTCCTTGTTatggaggcaaagaatgactgggggagtatggaaagtgggagggatacttaagctttgctggggtgtctttgcctcctcctggtggccaggagctgaatttcccaacagtaattaatggaattgtggactctccatgccattggaaagaaataataTGTAGTAAATTGTATAGCCAGcatttttatctatatttatacaaTAAACACATCCTAATAAACCCATAACTGTGTACTAGTTTAAATGTATGCCCAAGGTGTTTGAGAGGGAATTAATAACTGCTCAGTGTTTGTGAATGAGTTCATAACTGCCCAGTTGTATGATTTGCACATTATATAATTAGCTAGTTTGTGGAGATACTGGAAGAAGCCAATCTTAATGCCAAGGACAGCATGAAATGTAATTACACTATTAGTCTGGAGGAAGGGGGAGGCTGGAACTAAACGCTGTTGAATTTCTAGTTTCTGTCTTCTCCCGGTGGGTGTGGAGCTGTTTTAACCATTAGAGGGACTTTCATTTCATGAATTGTCAGAATATAAGAGAAACTTTTTCAAACTGAACAGAAAATCACTCTGAAAAATATCTAATCTTTCATTTTTATAAATGAGGAGAAAGTAAATTACTCACCGGTCTCATCAACAACAAAATCAAATCCATTTTTCTTGAATATCTCTATATTGTCAACCAGTACACACTCATTAACAGCTGTTAAATTCAGTTTCTGtggcctaaaaaaaaataaaagaaacaaccAATGTAAAATATCGTAATATAAATACAAAACCAGACGCTCATAGCTTTACTTACGCAATAAGTCTTTGTCCTTGTAAAACTGTGTTTTGTTGTAACATTTCAAAGTTGTATTTCTCGTCCGTTGCATGCTGATCAATCATAAATAAGTCTGAGTCCAACTTTGTAATTATGAATCCCAGATTAAATTGGCCTATTATGTCCATTTTTGCAAACATTTCCTTACTATACAGATAAAAACAAAAGGCACAAATAATTAGAAAGGTTTAAACGGAGACTTTTTCTCTAACAAGATTTTCTGTGTAATTTTATGCAAATTAACAACAGCTGatgaagatcttaaagggacaatgtaatcAAAAATGTTTCCTGAAAACTGTGAATACAGcaataactttgtatttctttctaCTGCTCATTGGCTGCTAATGATCATGTGAGCCTATAAGCCAATTACAAATGATACTGctgtattatttaaatttaaaacagcTAATACTTTGCACAAAAGCTTCCATCATTTTGGTTACTTCACAAAGTATAGAAGTGTCAGCAAATAATCACTGTTTTTTGTTTTAGAAATGTTTCTGTAATATTTTCACTTTATTTCTGCTATAGAATtattttcgaatttacttttattataaaattttgcagtctttttatacacacactttctgaggcaccaacgcctactgagcatgtgcagaagttccGTGTATAAatatactagtctttgattggttgatggctgtcccatgatacagggggccggcaaatgagggaaaaatacatttaaattacagACATACAAGTCTCATCTCTAGTTCCTTACTGTAACCTTGCTCCTGTTACTTAAAATCTTTCAAGAAAAAAGAACCCACAACATTAGAAAATGAGGATCAAATTCAGCCTTACAGTACATGACTTTAAAAACGAtagtaaagtcgaaattaaacttttatgacttatgcaattttaaacaactctccaacttCTATGATCaaaatcacttaattctcttggtatcctttgttgaagagtaaatctaggtaggctattaagagctcaggagagtgcatgtctttaatactctatggcagcagcatATACAACAATGTAtttcactgctgccatagagtactaaggacacgtgcacgctcctgagctttcccCCCcctgcctacctagatttactccaagagaacaaaagttgtttaaaacggaatgctctgtgtgaatcgtgatagttttgacttcactgtctctttaattcttaATTTCCCATACAATTAATCTAAAAGGTCATTGTCTTCTAAACTCCAATAAAAGGGGCTGCACTCAGCTACATATAACGATTTACACAATTGTAATGCTCTGTAAATACCTGATCTCTTTCTGTAGCTCTGCTTCAGCCGCCTGATTCTCGCCTGGGCTTATTTTTGCCCTGAACCTTCGGTACCTTTCAGTATCTTCTCTCTCTTGCTGCCTGAGTTTCAACCTCTTCATTCTTTTGGTCAGCTGACACATAGAGAAGTGTAGCGGTACAGTTCTTCTAATTATATTTACTGGCGCATCTATACTATCAATATGTAACTTCTCCTCTCTTCTAATGCTTCTTGGCTCTGCGCTGTCTTCAGTTTTTAACCTCTTGGTATCTGGCCCAAGTTCACACTCCTTTGCCCAAACTTTACCCACTTCATCGGTCATATCCTGTTGTGCAGATTCCAACATGGCTTCTGACTGTGTCATACTATACTCAGAAACCAGACCATCGTCTTTACATCCGAGCCTTTCTGGTATCTCTGGTGAGTTTGATAAACTCGCACTACTTTGATGGCTACGGACTTCTGGGGTTCTATATTCTCTCTCAAAATCAAGGGTATTACTTGTTCCTTTCCCAGAATCAGTGTCACGTTCTGGTGCAAATTCTTTGACACAGAGATCCTCATTCTCTGCTTCCTTCTTAAGATTATTTGTATCCAGGGAGCGTTCGGTAGTAGAATTTTTAATCTTTGGAGCACTACTAAAAAAGGACTGAAGTTTCCTTTGGGCTGGGGGAGATTGTAATTTAGTAGAATTGTTATTTGGATTGTTAGTTTGTGGCTTTTGATGGAGAGAGAAAGCTTCTCTCAGCCTAAAGAGAGCAATCTCCCCTTTTACAGGTACTGCATTATGTTCTGCAGTAGGGGACTCTGAGATATCTGAATTTACTTTCTTTACAttacctaaaaaagaaaaaaaaataccagtaTTAATATCTTGTAGAAATGTTTATCGTTAGCTTAATTGAATTATTCTTTTGCTAATGAACT
It contains:
- the PMS2 gene encoding mismatch repair endonuclease PMS2, translated to MGDVCTESAKAIKAIDRKSVHQICSGQVVLSLSTAVKELLENSIDAGATSIEIKLKEYGADLIEVSDNGCGVDEPNFEGLTLKHHTSKLQDFCDLVHVETFGFRGEALSSLCALSDIAIFTCHKDAKVGTRLVFDHNGKIVQKSPFPRQQGTTVSVQQLFYTLPVRHKEFQRNIKKEFAKMVQVLQAYCIISTGVRIGCTNQVGQGKRSPVVCSSGSTSSVKENIGAVFGQKQLQSLIPFLQLHPSETVCEEYGLNHTDDTVSHQFYNITGYISRCDHGVGRSSTDRQFFFINQRPCDPAKVTKLVNEVYHTYNRHQYPFVVLNICVNSECVDINVTPDKRQILLQEEKLLLAILKTSLNAMYGSDVNKLNVNQTVMDAAGNVKKVNSDISESPTAEHNAVPVKGEIALFRLREAFSLHQKPQTNNPNNNSTKLQSPPAQRKLQSFFSSAPKIKNSTTERSLDTNNLKKEAENEDLCVKEFAPERDTDSGKGTSNTLDFEREYRTPEVRSHQSSASLSNSPEIPERLGCKDDGLVSEYSMTQSEAMLESAQQDMTDEVGKVWAKECELGPDTKRLKTEDSAEPRSIRREEKLHIDSIDAPVNIIRRTVPLHFSMCQLTKRMKRLKLRQQEREDTERYRRFRAKISPGENQAAEAELQKEISKEMFAKMDIIGQFNLGFIITKLDSDLFMIDQHATDEKYNFEMLQQNTVLQGQRLIAPQKLNLTAVNECVLVDNIEIFKKNGFDFVVDETAPVTERVKLISLPTSKNWTFGQQDIEELIFMLSDSPGIMCRPSRVRQMFASRSCRKSVMIGTALNTSEMKKLVTHMGEIEHPWNCPHGRPTMRHIASLDMISTD